A window of the Chelonoidis abingdonii isolate Lonesome George chromosome 19, CheloAbing_2.0, whole genome shotgun sequence genome harbors these coding sequences:
- the LOC116833738 gene encoding uncharacterized protein LOC116833738, whose translation MAALNYPQRSGDCGANRGIGLESSSTLLGKSNPSDVGLCEPAGHEYERTSAGVVAPSIIIDFILFQQLKNLVSRHPNLVIVALEATDPASIKAAATRVEEHLKGSGLNLLINNAGVLKLSTLESETPENMSLVYATNVTGTLLVSQAFLPLLKKAAQGSNQKGLSCSKAAIVNMSSEGGSIQNVLIWHVGQVIAYRCSKAALNMLTKCQSLGYGGDGILSVAVHPGWVQTDMGIHYPRDVHRRGMVTP comes from the exons ATGGCTGCTTTAAATTATCCGCAGCGTTCTGGTGACTGTGGGGCCAATCGGGGAATCGGCCTGGAGTCGTCAAGCACATTACTGGGGAAATCAAACCCTTCCGACGTGGGTCTTTGCGAGCCTGCCGGACACGAGTATGAGAGAACGAGCGCAG GGGTGGTGGCTCCCTCAATAATCATTGACTTTATTCTTTTCCAGCAATTGAAGAACTTGGTGTCCAGGCATCCAAACCTGGTGATCGTTGCGCTAG AAGCTACAGACCCAGCCAGCATCAAGGCGGCAGCAACCAGAGTTGAGGAGCATCTGAAAGGCTCGGGGCTCAATCTGTTGATAAACAATGCTGGGGTGTTGAAGCTGAGCACACTAGAGTCTGAGACACCGGAGAACATGTCCCTGGTGTATGCAACCAACGTGACGGGGACCCTGCTGGTGAGCCAG GCGTTCCTGCCCTTGCTGAAGAAGGCTGCCCAGGGAAGCAACCAGAAAGGGCTGAGCTGTAGCAAGGCGGCCATTGTCAACATGTCCAGTGAGGGCGGCTCCATCCAGAATGTCTTAATCTGGCATGTGGGCCAAGTTATCGCCTATCGCTGCAGCAAG GCTGCTCTGAACATGCTCACCAAGTGCCAATCCTTGGGGTATGGAGGAGATGGGATCCTGAGCGTCGCTGTCCATCCTGGCTGGGTGCAGACTGACATGGGGATTCACTATCCCCGAG ATGTTCATCGTAGGGGCATGGTTACTCCGTAA